A window from Bacteroidota bacterium encodes these proteins:
- a CDS encoding T9SS type A sorting domain-containing protein codes for MIKNTICKVCFALFTFLCSYTVAVAQSNQYLDFDGTDDFVTSPNASALIAGSNAFSITGWFWDNQLAYGQGLMGIRSTNAGFYLIQLNNGQLECRMQNSSGVLYDYKSPNFTIVPQTWQHIAWVYGSNLLSLYVNGNLVGTKAAAGTITNTTVPFAIGKSILNGFNFVYSGRIDEVTMWNKALSQTEIQDMMANELTGSEPGLQLYFKCNQGVPGGNNTGIASLTTSLNSPTYDGAFNNFALTGATSNFNGTLNNSFQAISFPQVPPQLTTLPSYYLNATATSGLPCTYTVLAGPCSISNDTAYFSGPGTVTIQADQFGNGTYDTAVAVVNTFDVVDPYANLAVIDPRNPVNNTDIYMPTLGALQLAAIANMPYPTLFNITDLEFVINGTSYPAHDYGNGHYTAWWTPTAYGTQTIDIKATSNYGVISTNTVTVNVVQSVSTLPSVPAFSGLWLNSTTGSLTADGILPSYVGAFDTILTTLSVTCPPNGGCDPWDRVSSVDVLGMNGQWYEVIRYITPYGVACNHTINLGDYMSMLQGKVTFRVNLGTLTNGFLYAMNLNYHAGTPPHRYSKVDKVWKAIYPFGDMANLQPVPAAPHTFEATAVAAKLKLVSTGHGWGNLNTANAAEFYNATHHVWVNGNQTFTQNNWTVCNPNPDACMPQNGTWTYNRAGWCPGSIAKPFDYDMSAYVGNPSVNLEYKFQSSYIDQCHPNNPNCQTGITCSDCNDGFNPTLDVNCNLVTWFDDATVLSTPEINTMRVLVYPNPSNGIFTLHSINAIETEHDVLINDVLGSSVKQFTWNGDKTNVDLTSLAKGVYVIKVVGSKESYQHKVVIK; via the coding sequence ATGATTAAAAATACGATCTGCAAAGTTTGCTTTGCTTTGTTTACTTTTCTATGCAGTTACACGGTTGCAGTAGCTCAATCAAATCAATATCTCGATTTTGATGGAACTGATGATTTTGTTACATCACCCAATGCTTCGGCACTCATTGCCGGTAGTAATGCCTTTAGTATAACTGGCTGGTTTTGGGATAATCAACTGGCCTACGGTCAGGGACTGATGGGAATACGCAGTACCAATGCAGGGTTCTATTTAATACAATTAAACAACGGACAGCTCGAATGCAGAATGCAAAATTCAAGTGGCGTGCTGTATGATTATAAATCACCCAACTTTACCATTGTACCGCAAACATGGCAACATATAGCATGGGTATATGGCAGCAACCTGTTATCATTATATGTAAACGGAAACCTGGTAGGAACCAAGGCTGCAGCAGGCACTATTACAAACACCACTGTTCCCTTTGCAATTGGTAAAAGTATATTGAATGGCTTTAACTTTGTATACAGTGGCCGTATAGATGAAGTAACGATGTGGAATAAAGCTCTTTCCCAAACCGAAATTCAAGACATGATGGCTAATGAACTAACCGGCTCTGAGCCTGGATTGCAATTGTATTTTAAATGCAATCAGGGAGTACCGGGTGGCAATAATACCGGTATTGCCAGCCTTACAACCAGTTTAAACTCTCCTACTTACGATGGTGCATTTAATAATTTTGCGCTCACTGGTGCCACTTCAAACTTTAACGGAACGCTTAATAATTCGTTTCAGGCAATTTCGTTTCCACAAGTTCCACCTCAGTTAACTACGTTGCCTTCCTATTATTTAAATGCAACTGCAACATCCGGCTTGCCGTGCACGTACACGGTGTTAGCAGGGCCATGCTCTATAAGCAACGATACAGCTTACTTTAGCGGGCCGGGCACGGTTACTATTCAAGCTGATCAGTTTGGTAATGGAACATACGACACCGCTGTGGCGGTAGTAAATACATTTGATGTAGTTGACCCGTACGCCAACTTAGCAGTAATAGACCCACGAAATCCGGTTAACAATACTGATATATATATGCCAACTTTAGGAGCATTGCAACTGGCGGCTATTGCTAATATGCCCTATCCTACCTTATTTAACATTACCGATTTGGAATTTGTAATTAACGGCACGTCCTATCCCGCACATGATTATGGCAATGGACACTATACCGCCTGGTGGACACCCACGGCTTACGGCACCCAAACCATTGACATAAAAGCCACCAGTAATTATGGTGTGATAAGTACTAATACGGTAACCGTTAATGTGGTGCAGTCGGTATCCACATTGCCAAGTGTTCCGGCATTTTCGGGGCTTTGGCTTAATAGCACAACAGGCTCGCTTACTGCAGATGGAATATTGCCATCTTATGTAGGTGCGTTTGATACCATTCTTACTACGCTTTCTGTTACATGCCCTCCGAATGGCGGATGCGATCCTTGGGATCGCGTATCAAGTGTAGATGTGCTTGGCATGAATGGGCAATGGTACGAAGTGATACGATATATTACTCCTTATGGAGTGGCATGTAATCATACCATCAACCTTGGCGATTACATGAGCATGTTACAAGGAAAGGTTACTTTCCGTGTCAACCTGGGTACACTGACCAATGGATTTTTATACGCTATGAATTTGAATTATCATGCCGGCACCCCTCCGCATCGTTACAGTAAAGTTGATAAAGTTTGGAAAGCCATTTATCCTTTTGGCGATATGGCCAACTTACAACCCGTGCCTGCTGCCCCGCACACCTTTGAAGCAACAGCAGTTGCAGCAAAATTAAAACTTGTAAGTACCGGACATGGCTGGGGAAATCTTAATACCGCAAATGCGGCCGAATTTTATAATGCCACGCATCATGTTTGGGTAAATGGAAATCAAACCTTTACACAAAATAACTGGACGGTATGTAATCCGAATCCGGATGCATGTATGCCCCAAAATGGTACCTGGACCTATAACCGGGCCGGCTGGTGCCCTGGCAGTATAGCTAAACCTTTTGATTATGATATGTCGGCATATGTTGGCAATCCTTCTGTTAATCTTGAGTACAAGTTTCAGTCTAGTTACATTGATCAATGTCATCCTAATAATCCAAATTGTCAAACAGGAATTACCTGCAGCGACTGCAACGATGGATTTAATCCAACGCTAGATGTAAACTGCAATCTGGTTACCTGGTTTGATGATGCTACTGTTCTTTCAACTCCCGAAATTAATACAATGCGTGTTTTGGTTTATCCAAATCCATCAAACGGAATATTCACTTTGCACTCAATTAATGCCATCGAAACAGAACACGATGTACTAATAAATGATGTACTCGGAAGTTCAGTAAAGCAATTCACCTGGAATGGAGATAAAACCAATGTTGACCTTACATCGCTGGCAAAAGGGGTATATGTGATAAAGGTTGTTGGTAGTAAAGAATCGTATCAGCATAAAGTAGTTATAAAGTAA